The Kogia breviceps isolate mKogBre1 chromosome 2, mKogBre1 haplotype 1, whole genome shotgun sequence genome segment CCCGAAAGGGCAGAGCAAGGGTGGGAGGCCTTGACCTGTGGGAGAGGTGGGCTCACGGCAACAGCGGGcgcgcggggcccggggcgctgGAGCGTGGTAACACCGAGCAGCGGCCGCGCGGGGCCCCGGGCGCCGGAACAGCCGGCGCGTGATGCGCAGGAGCGGCGGGCGCGCGGCCCCGGGAGCTGGGAAAGGGGACGCGCGCGCCCGGGGCGGGGCTCGCCGCCCGGCTCCTCCTTCGCGCCGGGCCAGGAGGCCGCGGCCTTTCCCGGAAGCTCGTAGGTCTCAGGAAGAGGAGCAGCAGGAGGAAGAAGCGCGGGGGCCGGGTGGCCCCAAGGGTGCAGCGGCGCCGCAGCCCGCATGGAGCCCAACGTGCGCTTCTGGATCACCGAACGCCAAGTACGGCCCGGGCCTGCCGCGTCTGGGGACGGGGAGGGCGTGGGCCGCGCGGCGTGGAGTCGCCGCTGCCCGCGGTAACCTTGGGCAGGCCACGTGGTCGCAGCACCCGCCTTCCCATCTCAGACCCCGGGAGGGGACGAAGCAAACCCAAGCTTGCCGGATGCCGACGGCCATGGCTGTTACCGTGCGTGGCCTCTGCCCCAGGCCTCGCTAGCGAGGGTCTCACAGTAGCCCCCTGCAGATCGCACGAAATGAGGAGTCACTCCCCACCACTCAGGGGTTGCCTTCCGCTGCCTAAGCAGTTGCTGAGCATCAGGTTGGAGAAGAACAGGTCCTCCCAGGAGGCCCCAGCTTCCCCGAGTCTGTAGGCTCAGCCACCGGACAGTGAGACTCGGGACTGCGGGAAGCCGCCATGGCCTGAAAGTAACCTGGGCCCCATCTCAGAATGGGGCCGGGCAGCGCTGTCTAGTAGAAATAGGATGGGAGACGCATAGGTAATTccaaattttctagtagccacattaaaaaaacgtggcttttaaaatttaaattttaataacgtATTGCATTTAGCCCAAcggataaaaatattaacatttcaacATGTAGTCGATATAGAAAGTTATGAATGAGATATTTTACCTCCTTTTCTGTAGGAAGTCTTCGAAATCCCGTGTATGTTTTTACACatacagcacatctcagtttggcctggccacatgtggctaattgGACAGCACAGTTCTAGAGTGTTCTCTTTCAGCCTTTACCTAAAGTAGAGCCTAGCCTGGTTCTCTTAGGTGGGTATGTTGAGGAACGACAGGGTACTCAAGGTGTCCCGGCAGAGCCAGGCCTCAAAGCTGAAACCACTGCAAAATTGGGGGACTTTGGGGAGCAAACCATGCCTGCTTTCTCCATATGTGAACTGCCTTTATTGAGCCTTCACCCGGGTGTCTGGTTCTTTATGACTAGAGTTATGCCTTATAACCACCGCAGGAGGGTGAAGAAGCAGATTCTGAGACCTTTCTCGGTAGTGCTTCAAGGTCATATGTGGGGTGTCAACATAGGCCCATTTGACCCCAAAGTCTGGGCTTTTGACCCTCAAGAGCACTTTGATATTGGAGTGGTTAAGAGCCCAGGCCATTGGGTCATTTCCTGGTTGGGTTTCCTTGAATCCATTCGTGAGTCCttggaagcctcagtttcctcacctgtaagatggggatgTTGTGAGGATTCCAGGAGATGCTGCAAGAGGAAGGCCCTGTTAGGTTCTCAAAAATAATGTTAACTGCTATTATTACCGTGTATCTTGGTTTTTCTGCTGCCATTAACCTCTCTGGTGCTCTTGCCCCTCTTAAGTCTTTTATTCAAAGGTTTCTTCAGTGGACAGAATTATTGGATCCTACAAATTTGGTTGTTTCAGTTGTAAGTATTTTCTTGATTTCAGAGACAgtgaatttcacattttattctgAAACGTGAAGACTGTGTGTCCCTTTGGAAAGCAGCTGAGATAACAGAAtccatatatattatcatgttttTATTCCTTGCGAATGAGCTTGTTGGATTGGAAGGGTGGTACATAAAAGCAGACATCTATTTAACAGGTAGTAACAAAGGAGATCCAAACAAACCTCCCTGGTAATGGAGGACAGACTGGCAAAGCTAGTTGCAGACCTTGACCTAGGGTTCTAAGGGCAAGGTATAGCAAGGAATTGGGGAAGGTTGTTTagagaaggcagggaggaagggagggccaGGGAGGAAATGTCAGGAAGAGCAGACCTAAGcagaatgggggaggggggccaGGGGGGCCAGGTCCCCCAGTTActagggtttttggtttttttttttctgctgcgctgcgcagcatgtggggtcttggttccttgaccagggatcgaacctgtgtcccctgcagtggaagcgtggagtcttacccactggactgccacgtAAGTCCTTCTGgggcttttattttaattcaggTGAACCAGGCACTTCTTGAAGGTCCTTGTGTGTCATTCAGATGAGGGGGGTTTGTACCTAGCCATGTGGTGAGTAACCAGAAGGGACCAGACTGAGAGCAGTTCTGGGGATGGATGGCTCAGCTGTCCAAGTAAAAGATGAGAGTTTGAACCAGGTGTGGCTGAGggatgaagaggaggagagacCCTGTCACCAGCAGTGACCCTCGGGGCCAGATCCACAGGGACGCTCCTGTCCTTGTGCTCAAATGTTCCATATAGTCTTGTttataatagagaaaaacaagaaaaatgcccATCCGTAGGGAAATAGAGAAATATAATGTAGTATATTCCTGCAGTGGATTACTGATTAGCTGTTTAAAATgttgatctggggcttccctggtggcgcagtggttgagagtccgcctgccgatgcagggggtacgggttcgtgccctggtccgggaagatcccacatgccgcggagcggctgggcccgtgagccatggcctctgggcctgcgcgtccggagcctgtgctccgcaacgggagaggccacgacagtgagaggcccgcgtaccacaaaaaaaaaataaaaataaaaaaaaaaataaaatgttgatcTGGTGATCCACCTATGATATGAAGTGGAAACATGATATGTGTGatgttaaatggaaaaacatgGTATCCATGATGCTTGTTAAGAAAGCAAGATGCGTATAGTACAGCATTTATGCAAATTACAacataaaaaaccaaaactacaTATTTGTTTTATGGATACATGTATTCATGTATGTACAGATGTAAGCAAtggattggaagtttgtaccttgaATTCATCATAGTGGTTACCTCTGATAGAATGGAGAGGAAATTGAGACTGGAGGTGATGgatcttttgggggaaaaaattagaaacaaatataACCGAATGTTCACAGTTGTTAATTCTGGGTGAGGGGATTGtatgtaatcattttttaaatttccttgtttaatttttttttctcagattaagtaaaaaagaagagagaaaataagactGAACTGATTAGATGTgggtatgagagagagagaagagacttaCACATTTCTGACCTGTGTAGCCAGGAGAATGGTGACAGTCGGAGAGGAAccgggggaggggatggggcaggtggcagcagcagtggggTAAGCTGCTGGAGCTGTCCAAGAAGCAGggtggaggacttccctggtggtccagtggttaaggagcttccagtgcagggggtacgggttcagtccctggttggggaactaagatcccatgtgccgtgaggtatggccaaaaaataaataaataaaaattttttttaaaaaagctgggtGGTCTGAATCTGAATGACACACAGGACTATCTAATGGAAACTCAGGGGGTACAGAGCCTTAGCTACACgttgctttaaaattaaaatcaggtGTGAGTGAACATGTGCTTCTGAAATCTGTGGATAAATCTGAACAGTGTTGAGATCATTGCTTGATTTCCTTATCTCTGAttataggaaaaaatagaaaaatcaaggcAGCTATTGTTAACACATGAAGATGCATCCAGAAGTGACTCGGAGGACAAAAGGGTATGGCTCTTGTTCCCGGGTGTGCCTGGCTCAAGGCTGAGTGGGGTTGCCTTTAGGTGATTTTACTTGCATGGTCTGAAATCAGGTGGGATTTTGCCATTGTAAACACTGCCCAGTTGGGTTAGCTTTTTAAATGTAGGTGGGATTCCTTCTCGTAAACCAGATTAATATTAGTTACTAGTGTTAGGAACTGGTATTAAGAAGAAAAGGCATAGGGTTCCTCCCGTGCTACAGATATTTGCAGTTGCAATATCTGTTGTGAGGATTCTCTGTAGCTGATTCCTGGAGCCCCATGGCAAATTCCAGAATTCTGGCAGGCCTCCAGAGTCAGAAGCTACTTCCTACTAGAGGCTGCGAGGTTACAGTCCAGCCCAGAGACTCAAACCAAGTGTTTGTTATCTACCTTGCAGTGTACGGGGCTTTCCGGGGCTTTCCGGAGGCCACAGACATCAGTCCCTCGAGGCAACCTGCGGAGAGCTCACACATTTAACTTGGTTTTTCTGAGAACTTGTTGGGGCCTCTGAGCTCACAGCCTGGCTCTGTTACAAGTGGCGTGGCTAATGGCGTGGTCTGCACGCAGTCGACTCTGCTCTGAGCCAGGGGAGGCTGGCTGCATTCAGGGACTCGCCCGAGGGATGAGTTAGGTGTTGGCCTCTCCTGGGTTAGAGAGTTGGGGCTTTTTAAATGTCTTGGTCATTTTCATGTGGatcttctctttgcttcctgtCAGTTCATTCGTTTGGTTCATTTGATTCACTTGTTTTGATTTGTTCAGTCCGTGTGTTAGAGAACAGCTTGCCCTCCAGTCTCTGAAAGGTGGAGCAAAGGTGGCACCAGCAGTGAGACTGTAGAGGAGATATTCTGGCTGCTAAGCCACCTTTAAAAGCTGttgcttggtttttctttttttaggtacAAGAAGCTTGGAAGAGAAGCCTCGTAAGTTTCAGCCCCGTCCTAATTTTTAGCCTAAGATAACAAAACCAAACATCAGACTCACCTTTGTGTTTACCCTTCTGAAGTCAACAGTGCATCCTGACAATAGCAAGCTGATCCCTGGTCCTTTTCGACCTGCAGGTGAGTTGATTCTAGTTTTCAGAGTGGTTTGTAACCTTTAGAAAGCCTTGCCTCCCTCTAGCCAAGTgtttggttcccctggcaaccagcccccttCCTTAGGTGCTTTCCCAAGGTCACTGCATTGACGTTATCgcaggtgtggttgaaaggggcttgttatgaagaATAAGAGACACTCCTTTCACCTTTATCGCCCTTCTCACTTAGGAAATTTCAAGGGTTTTAGGCTGTGCGCCAGGAACAGGGAGGAAGAGCAAGTATACATGCCTTATTGTAAGTCACAGTGTCACAGATGTATTGGGTTCACGTGGAAGGGTGAACAAGGACTTGGGACACGTGACTGCTTACCTCCAGTGAGCAGGAACCTGGGCAGATCTAACTCTGCTGTGCTGATTTAAAGTTCTGCCACGTGCACAGCTATCATTTTTATTAGGAACAAAAAAGCGTGTGTAAGAAAATACCCTTTGACGTCCATGCCTTCATTCGGCCTGAGAAGAGGTTCTTGCGCGGGTCGTTTTCCACCCGCTCTGGTGTCACTGACCCCGTTGTCTTTTTTTGCCAGCGCTGCTGCCTCTCACGGCGCCCACGGTAAGTAAGCTGCTGCTCAGCGCTCCGAAGCTGGGGGCTTAGGAAGATGTCCCCCCAGCTCCTAAGCTCAGTGGCTGGTGTCCTCCAGCTCTGGACCTCTGTCCCGTGACTGCCTGACAGATGGTTAGGACCCTGCACCTCCGACCCTTGTCCACTCCCCACCCCGCTCCCACGTATCCTGCCCGGGCACCAGGGCCTCTTGAGGGTCCACGGTGTCATAAGGTAATCCTTTCTTTGAACCCCTAGCGTGTGCAGAGCGCTGTGGAGTAGATTGATGAGTTAAGACGTGTTCCCTGGCACAAGCCCGTGTCACTGGCTGTCACCTTCTCTCCGCAAGCCCTCCCCTGGAAACCGGAATCGCCCCCAGCGAGGCCGTCCACCTTGGCTCTCATGAGGTGCTCTCACCAAGTGACAGCACCCCTCTGCCCCTACAAGTGCTGCTTCTTAGCTGCTCTGCTCCGTTGCCTGGAGGTGGGGAACACTGTGGGGCACCCAGGGGCTCTCAGTGCCCGTGAGTGCCCGTCCAGCATCACCTGTCCCCTGCCCACTGGCCCACTGCATTGCACCTTCCTCTGCTTTCCCTGCTCCTGCGGTCTCAGGTCTGCACCTCCCTGGGGAAGTTCTTTGCTCcacaagccctccctccccccagacaCTCACAACTctgctttagtttcttttttatttactttttgaattggagtataattgatttacaatgtttcaggtttacagcaaagtgattcagttatacatatatatctactctttttcagattcttttccattgtaggttattacaggacattgaatctagttccctgtgctacacagtaggtccttgttgtttatctgtttatttgataatatacatagtagtctgtatctgctttattttctttacaggTATTTCTGTGCATGCTGCCAGTAAAAAGTCTAAAGTCCATGATTTTACCTCAGGTAGCAACTCTTTCTATTTCATAATTATTGAATTTTTTGTTCTTGAAGCCAAAATGTGACATGTTAGCCTCTGTCTTCCTGCAGGTTTCCTTCTACACCTACAGTACAGTCTTCAACATTGTCAATGGAAATGCAAGTTATGTGAGTATTATGAGGCCCAGAGGGTATGCAATTTCATATTGTTTCTTTTGGtgattttgtgtgtttgttttaattaccttTCCCGGGTAAAACTCTGGTGTTTGCTAAATATGAACTTTTGTTTTTCCCTAGGATCGTCGCCCCCATGAGAGTATATTACTAGGAGCAGGAGTGATTGCTTCTTCCACCTTTTTTGgagtatgtatttaaaaaaatctgtcgaATCTTTTTTATTCCTCAGAATCAAAATTTTACATTCTAACTCAATTTAGAAAGTGTGGttaagacataaagaagaaaataaaagtcatctgTAATCCTATCACCCCAAAATTGTGTGATTATTTTCCAAGTTTCTAGGCATGGGCTCAGTACtgttatctttaaaaacaaattaattcaggggacttccctggcggtccagtggttaagactctgcgcttccactgcaggagctgtgggttcgattcctggtcaggaaactaagatcccacatgcagcgtggcacggccaaaaaaaaaaaaaaaaaaaaaaatttttttcatgtttataaacATGTTACACAAATTATGTATTGCTTTAGATGTCAGGACACTAATAGGAGAAAATGTGGATTTCAGAGTCCAGTAAGCCTGGGTACACATCTTGGCTCAAATTCTTAATGGCTTAGTGACTCTGGACAAGTTCTGTAGCCTCCCTTAAGTCTCCAAGAGTTCCTCTGATGATCAGGGAGAACACGTCAGTGTTGCAGGGATTAAAACAAGAAATACACGGAGAGCACTTGCAGGGGTCTGACCTGTAACAGGAAGTAAGTTGACACTAGCTCTCTGCTGGTCCCATGCAgtaatgatttttctctcttattttctagTTATTCCCTCGTTTGCTCCAAGTAAGATTTTCCCTGAATAGCATTTTGAGCAGAAACGTCATTCCTGTCGTCATTCTCGGTAAGCGGGGAGCCTCCCTCCATCTTCAGGGACACCCAAGTCCCTGGGCCACACTGTGGCTGATGAGGGCCACTGTTTGCATCTTACCGGTTCCCCCAGGCCCAAATTAGGTCTTCGGTTTGAGAGGTGACACTTTCTCTGTAGATACCCCTTTAGTTGTCCAAGGGTGAACACAAACCTGGAAACACAAATTACATTTGAAAGACACTGTACAAGCCCTGtccatgtattatttcatttaatcttgacAACAACTTAGGGGTAGgtagtattattattcccatttacagatgaggagactgagtcaAGGGGAGGTTAGGGAACTTTTCTGGGGTTTCACAGGGAGAAAGGGGTGGTCTAGGGGATTCCAACCCAGTGGTCTGACTCCAAGGGAGTGACAGAGATATTAACCAACTGTTTTAAGTTTGCCAGCCTGCAAGTTCACTAGTTCATGCTCCACATTTGGGTTTGGGAATCACAGCAGCTTGAAGAGTTAGCAGAGTTATGTCAGTGGTAAACTTTGGAAAATTACGTTACAGAAACTTGGTCAAACCAGCTTCAGTAGGgacttccccagcggtccagtggttaagactgtgcttccactgcagcaggcacaggttcgatccctggtcagggaactaagatcccaccttcCACGTGGCGTGGccacagaaacattaaaaaaaaaaaaaaagcagcttcaGCAAAGCAGGTAGGCGTATTTCAAGGACCCCAGGGTTTCTCAGGGAATCCTGTCAGGGGTGTCAGAACCTGGTGCTAGTTTCTGGTCAGGAT includes the following:
- the SFXN4 gene encoding sideroflexin-4 isoform X2, whose product is MEPNVRFWITERQSFIQRFLQWTELLDPTNLVVSVEKIEKSRQLLLTHEDASRSDSEDKRVQEAWKRSLSTVHPDNSKLIPGPFRPAALLPLTAPTVFLCMLPVKSLKSMILPQVSFYTYSTVFNIVNGNASYDRRPHESILLGAGVIASSTFFGLFPRLLQVRFSLNSILSRNVIPVVILAQLSGMNVVASRSLEPLRGIEVMDKEGSVIGYSRKAGTKAVKDTATSRVVLFGTSAFIPEVFSYFFKRTQFFLRCPWSLWTLKLSCTILVMGLMVPVSFSVFPQIGRIPRSELEKEIQSATEETELFYNRGV
- the SFXN4 gene encoding sideroflexin-4 isoform X1 — translated: MLQEEGPVRFSKIMLTAIITVYLGFSAAINLSGALAPLKSFIQRFLQWTELLDPTNLVVSVEKIEKSRQLLLTHEDASRSDSEDKRVQEAWKRSLSTVHPDNSKLIPGPFRPAALLPLTAPTVFLCMLPVKSLKSMILPQVSFYTYSTVFNIVNGNASYDRRPHESILLGAGVIASSTFFGLFPRLLQVRFSLNSILSRNVIPVVILAQLSGMNVVASRSLEPLRGIEVMDKEGSVIGYSRKAGTKAVKDTATSRVVLFGTSAFIPEVFSYFFKRTQFFLRCPWSLWTLKLSCTILVMGLMVPVSFSVFPQIGRIPRSELEKEIQSATEETELFYNRGV